In Nocardioides sp. JQ2195, a genomic segment contains:
- a CDS encoding peptidoglycan bridge formation glycyltransferase FemA/FemB family protein yields the protein MSSSTAAPLTVRTISADDHLTFLRDQRSASFLQTPAWGQVKAEWRRESIGWFRDASSLGSSTRGSGGEEMVGAALVLYRQLPKVKRYLAYLPEGPVIDWSAPNLACWLAPMVTHVRKAGAFGVRMGPPVVTARWSAAQVKEGIADDAVRRLGEVAPLERDQVGAQVVSQLNELGWKQLVAEGGFAAGQPQFNFVIPLRHEDGSARTEDDVLKGMNQQWRRNIKKAAKSGVEVTRGDVSSAADLAAFHDLYVHTAQRDHFTPRPLSYFRTMFDALSGQGEGNEIRLYLARHEGDLVAATIWIRVGAHTWYSYGASSTEKRDVRGSNAAQWAMIQDSLAAGADVYDLRGITDTLDADDSHVGLIQFKVGTGGEAVEYAGEWDFAINRAIHKLFELYMSRR from the coding sequence GTGTCTTCCTCCACCGCCGCCCCGCTGACCGTCCGCACCATCTCGGCCGACGACCACCTGACCTTCCTGCGCGACCAGCGCTCGGCCAGCTTCCTGCAGACGCCCGCCTGGGGACAGGTGAAGGCCGAGTGGCGCCGGGAGTCGATCGGGTGGTTTCGGGACGCCTCGTCCCTCGGTTCCTCGACCCGGGGGTCGGGAGGCGAGGAGATGGTCGGCGCGGCGCTGGTGCTCTACCGCCAGCTGCCCAAGGTGAAGCGCTACCTGGCCTATCTCCCGGAGGGCCCGGTCATCGACTGGTCGGCCCCCAACCTCGCCTGCTGGCTGGCACCGATGGTCACCCACGTGCGCAAGGCCGGGGCGTTCGGCGTACGCATGGGTCCCCCGGTGGTCACCGCCCGCTGGTCGGCCGCCCAGGTCAAGGAGGGCATCGCGGACGACGCCGTACGCCGACTGGGCGAGGTCGCGCCGCTGGAGCGCGACCAGGTCGGCGCGCAGGTGGTCAGCCAGCTCAACGAGCTCGGCTGGAAGCAGCTGGTCGCCGAGGGCGGCTTCGCGGCCGGGCAGCCGCAGTTCAACTTCGTGATCCCGCTGCGCCACGAGGACGGCTCTGCGCGCACCGAGGACGACGTGCTCAAGGGGATGAACCAGCAGTGGCGTCGCAACATCAAGAAGGCCGCCAAGTCGGGGGTCGAGGTCACCCGTGGCGACGTGTCCTCCGCGGCCGACCTGGCGGCGTTCCACGACCTCTACGTGCACACCGCGCAGCGCGACCACTTCACACCGCGACCCCTGTCCTACTTCAGGACCATGTTCGACGCCCTCTCCGGGCAGGGCGAGGGCAACGAGATCCGGCTCTACCTCGCCCGGCACGAGGGTGACCTAGTGGCGGCGACGATCTGGATCCGCGTCGGTGCCCACACCTGGTACTCCTACGGCGCCTCGTCCACCGAGAAGCGTGACGTCCGCGGGTCGAACGCCGCCCAGTGGGCGATGATCCAGGACTCGCTGGCCGCCGGGGCCGACGTCTACGACCTGCGCGGGATCACCGACACCCTCGACGCCGACGACAGCCACGTCGGGCTGATCCAGTTCAAGGTCGGCACCGGTGGCGAGGCCGTCGAGTACGCCGGCGAGTGGGACTTCGCGATCAACCGGGCGATCCACAAGCTCTTCGAGCTCTACATGAGCAGGCGGTGA
- a CDS encoding sigma-70 family RNA polymerase sigma factor — MSSPPRDSARPAGQVWADAASCFRGWSEGDTGEAGLHGLVEVMTPVLWHVVRAYRLPPDLAEDVVQTTWLALVRRRDAIDDPVAVGGWLTTTARREAWRLSKVKAKSIPVDDEDIAVHLPRQRSAESEAVESDEQDRLWRAVDGLPERCRRLLRIVAFENRPNYTQVAETLDMPVGSIGPTRSRCLAKLRIALIGADSEALS, encoded by the coding sequence ATGAGCTCCCCTCCGCGTGACTCGGCGCGCCCGGCCGGTCAGGTCTGGGCGGACGCTGCCTCCTGCTTCCGTGGCTGGTCCGAGGGCGACACCGGCGAAGCCGGGCTGCACGGCCTGGTGGAGGTGATGACCCCGGTGCTGTGGCACGTGGTGCGGGCCTATCGCCTGCCTCCGGACCTCGCCGAGGACGTCGTGCAGACCACCTGGCTGGCGCTGGTACGTCGCCGGGACGCGATCGACGACCCCGTCGCGGTCGGCGGATGGTTGACCACCACGGCCCGGCGCGAGGCCTGGCGGTTGTCGAAGGTGAAGGCGAAGTCGATCCCGGTCGACGACGAGGACATCGCCGTGCACCTGCCGCGGCAACGCTCGGCCGAGTCCGAGGCCGTGGAGTCCGACGAGCAGGACCGGTTGTGGCGGGCGGTGGACGGTCTCCCGGAGCGTTGCCGCCGCCTGCTGCGGATCGTCGCGTTCGAGAACCGGCCCAACTACACCCAGGTGGCCGAGACGCTGGACATGCCCGTGGGCAGCATCGGCCCCACGCGCAGTCGCTGCTTGGCGAAGCTACGGATCGCCCTCATCGGAGCCGACTCGGAGGCCCTCTCATGA
- a CDS encoding S8/S53 family peptidase → MQAKSPDEPEQVDKPHRSFDREPEPPPKWRIAPVDGRVLDPATALVVKGVQPRSTVYVGPRLTISFANDYAETLDVLRDVAADLGWDVDPDDGGGPTDGRFGVRRVSLSVSSRRAALAPDGWILLQQARAKYGIDRLRGVGLDHVISVASTESNPFHQGNPFHQGNPFHQGNPFHQGNPARGSSSAAVSTYGLPGSGGRQPIAYVGPKPHRCTDEELTGRRPVVAVLDTGCAPHPWLDGVVETDVRLDGRPIGHTDQATDPEIMGDLVGPLDGSIDTLSGHGTFICGLVHQACPDADILAWRVVSSEGPIVESELVLALSQIAELARRHREGEEGGRRIDVLNLSMGYYHETPEDALFDPTMHDILEDLGRSGVMVVCSAGNDATSRPLFPAAFTPWHDGRGPYAAAADVVPLVSVGALNPNQRTDALFSNAGPWVRTYVPGAAVMSTMPGFQGGFQSMAATTAYGRSRDSIDPDDFRGGFAVWSGTSFAAPLLAGILAANLQGELEAPGETVTPETAVKRAWAVVENCTGITP, encoded by the coding sequence ATGCAGGCGAAGAGCCCCGACGAGCCCGAGCAGGTCGACAAGCCGCATCGTTCCTTCGACCGCGAGCCCGAGCCGCCCCCCAAGTGGCGGATCGCGCCGGTCGACGGCCGCGTGCTCGACCCGGCCACGGCCCTGGTGGTCAAGGGAGTGCAGCCCCGGTCGACGGTGTACGTCGGCCCGCGACTGACCATCTCCTTCGCCAACGACTACGCAGAGACCCTCGACGTGCTGCGCGACGTGGCGGCTGACCTGGGGTGGGACGTCGACCCGGACGACGGCGGGGGGCCGACCGACGGGCGCTTCGGGGTGAGGCGGGTGAGCCTGTCGGTGTCGTCGCGTCGAGCGGCCCTCGCCCCGGACGGTTGGATCCTGCTGCAACAGGCGCGGGCGAAGTACGGCATCGACCGGCTGCGGGGAGTGGGGCTCGACCACGTGATCTCGGTGGCATCCACCGAGTCGAACCCGTTCCACCAGGGCAACCCGTTCCACCAAGGGAACCCGTTCCATCAGGGGAACCCGTTCCATCAGGGCAACCCTGCCCGTGGCAGCAGCTCGGCCGCGGTGTCGACCTACGGGCTGCCGGGCAGCGGAGGACGTCAACCGATCGCCTACGTGGGGCCGAAGCCACACCGGTGCACCGACGAGGAGCTGACCGGTCGGCGACCGGTGGTGGCCGTCCTCGACACCGGGTGCGCCCCGCACCCGTGGCTCGACGGAGTGGTCGAGACCGACGTGAGGCTGGACGGTCGCCCGATCGGCCACACCGACCAGGCAACGGACCCGGAGATCATGGGCGACCTGGTGGGACCCCTCGACGGATCCATCGACACGCTGTCGGGCCACGGCACCTTCATCTGCGGTCTGGTGCACCAGGCCTGCCCGGATGCCGACATCCTGGCCTGGCGGGTGGTCTCGTCGGAGGGACCGATCGTCGAGTCGGAGCTCGTCCTGGCCCTGTCGCAGATCGCCGAGCTGGCTCGCCGGCACCGCGAGGGAGAGGAGGGCGGGCGACGCATCGACGTGCTCAACCTGTCGATGGGCTACTACCACGAGACGCCTGAGGACGCGCTGTTCGACCCGACCATGCACGACATCCTCGAGGACCTGGGCCGCAGCGGCGTGATGGTGGTCTGCTCGGCCGGGAACGACGCCACCAGTCGCCCGCTCTTCCCGGCCGCGTTCACCCCGTGGCACGACGGTCGGGGACCCTACGCCGCCGCCGCCGACGTCGTACCCCTCGTGTCGGTCGGTGCCCTCAACCCCAATCAACGCACCGATGCCCTGTTCAGCAACGCGGGGCCATGGGTCCGGACCTACGTCCCCGGCGCTGCCGTGATGTCGACGATGCCCGGCTTCCAGGGCGGGTTCCAGTCGATGGCGGCGACGACCGCCTACGGCCGGTCCCGCGACTCGATCGATCCCGACGACTTCCGGGGTGGCTTCGCGGTCTGGAGCGGCACGTCCTTCGCGGCGCCGTTGCTCGCCGGGATCCTGGCGGCCAACCTCCAGGGCGAGCTCGAGGCTCCCGGCGAGACCGTGACGCCGGAGACGGCCGTGAAGCGCGCGTGGGCCGTGGTGGAGAACTGCACGGGGATCACGCCATGA
- a CDS encoding alanine racemase yields MSLTLYVDAARFRANQHRILATQPEVVPVAKGNGYGLGNAQLAVEARHLGVDTLAVGTYAEIADVENAFPGSLLVLTPWRSFEAPAEPNPRLIHTVGRVEDLVGLLQRDPEARFVLERMTSMLRHGFQPRELREAGDLLRSHPQARFEGVAFHLPMEGASHLSEVQRLMTDAVAAGLPPTTIWVSHLSDSELVQLVRTWPDYTIRPRIGTDLWLGDRGALQVRSTVLDVHHVEKGDLFGYRGRTAPKAGTILVVSGGTAHGIGLESPTGASTIKARAGAIARGGMDAAGFVRSPYSIGGKQRLFAEPPHMQASMLFSPLGAPVPAVGDEIDVRVRYTATSFDRVVIA; encoded by the coding sequence ATGTCCCTGACCCTCTACGTCGACGCGGCCCGGTTCCGCGCCAACCAGCACCGCATCCTGGCCACCCAGCCCGAGGTGGTGCCGGTGGCCAAGGGGAACGGCTACGGCCTGGGCAACGCCCAGCTGGCCGTCGAGGCGCGGCACCTCGGTGTCGACACGCTGGCCGTGGGCACCTACGCCGAGATCGCCGACGTGGAGAACGCGTTCCCCGGGTCGTTGCTGGTGCTCACCCCGTGGCGCTCCTTCGAGGCTCCCGCCGAGCCGAACCCGCGGTTGATCCACACCGTCGGACGCGTCGAGGACCTGGTCGGGCTGCTGCAACGCGACCCCGAGGCCCGCTTCGTCCTGGAGCGGATGACCTCCATGCTCCGCCACGGCTTCCAGCCCCGCGAGCTGCGCGAGGCGGGCGACCTGCTGCGCTCACACCCGCAGGCCCGCTTCGAAGGCGTCGCCTTCCACCTGCCCATGGAGGGTGCCTCCCACCTCTCCGAGGTGCAGCGCCTGATGACCGATGCGGTCGCCGCGGGACTTCCGCCCACCACCATCTGGGTCAGCCACCTCAGCGACTCCGAGCTGGTCCAGCTGGTCCGCACCTGGCCCGACTACACGATCCGACCGCGCATCGGCACCGACCTGTGGCTGGGTGACCGCGGTGCCTTGCAGGTGCGCTCGACCGTGCTCGACGTGCACCACGTCGAGAAGGGCGACCTCTTCGGCTACCGGGGACGTACGGCGCCCAAGGCCGGCACGATCCTCGTCGTCAGCGGAGGCACTGCGCACGGCATCGGTCTCGAGTCACCGACCGGTGCGAGCACGATCAAGGCCCGGGCCGGCGCGATCGCCCGCGGCGGCATGGATGCAGCCGGCTTCGTTCGGTCGCCGTACAGCATCGGCGGCAAGCAGCGGCTCTTCGCCGAGCCGCCCCACATGCAGGCCAGCATGCTGTTCAGCCCGCTCGGTGCTCCGGTGCCCGCGGTGGGCGACGAGATCGACGTGCGGGTCCGCTACACCGCGACGTCGTTCGACCGGGTCGTCATCGCCTGA